A stretch of Methylotuvimicrobium alcaliphilum 20Z DNA encodes these proteins:
- the traF gene encoding conjugative transfer signal peptidase TraF, producing the protein MKRLKRFTDRVARAGIAALVVSGCAYAAGVRINTTKSIPVGLYLTSNAQVAKGAYVLFCPPENEVFTMAKERGYIGAGFCPGGYGYLMKRILAAKNDIVVIDEAGVRVNGELLPFSVPRKVDSAGRALPHFHVEHYRLGDDELLLMSDVSGTSFDGRYFGPVDRSQIKTVIRPVMTL; encoded by the coding sequence ATGAAGCGCTTGAAACGCTTTACGGATCGTGTTGCGAGAGCAGGTATTGCCGCTCTGGTCGTTAGTGGATGCGCCTATGCTGCCGGAGTACGCATTAACACGACGAAAAGCATTCCGGTTGGCTTGTATTTGACCAGCAATGCTCAAGTCGCGAAAGGCGCCTATGTGCTGTTTTGTCCGCCGGAAAATGAAGTGTTCACAATGGCGAAGGAAAGAGGGTATATCGGGGCCGGGTTTTGCCCGGGTGGATATGGTTACCTGATGAAACGCATTTTAGCGGCTAAAAACGACATCGTCGTGATTGATGAAGCGGGCGTACGGGTCAATGGCGAGCTTCTTCCTTTCAGTGTACCCCGCAAGGTTGATAGTGCCGGGCGGGCATTGCCGCATTTCCATGTAGAACACTATAGATTAGGCGACGACGAATTACTTCTCATGTCCGATGTTAGCGGCACGTCCTTTGATGGCCGCTACTTCGGGCCTGTCGATCGTTCACAAATTAAGACCGTGATACGGCCGGTAATGACATTGTAA
- a CDS encoding type IV secretory system conjugative DNA transfer family protein gives MSTKHHNAVGPQVRRKKQGNKLLPALGVLSLGGGLQAATQYFAAAFNYQESLGVHINHVYSPWSILQWGTAWYSQYPNEFMQAGSVGILVSTTGLLSVAVAKVIASNSSKATEHLHGSARWAGEQDIQAAGLLPRPRTFLEAVTGKESPSSTGVYVGGWEDNQGKFYYLRHNGPEHVLTYAPTRSGKGVGLVVPTLLSWPASAVITDLKGELWALTAGWRKRHAKNKVLNFAPASVSGGVCWNPLDEIRTGTEYEVGDVQNLAALIVDPDGKGLESHWQKTAFALLVGVILHALYKAKQEGTQATLPSVDAMLADPNRDIAELWMEMVTYGHYQNGENHPAIGSAARDMMDRPEEEAGSVLSTAKSYLALYRDPVVAKNVSQSEFRIKDLMNHDDPVSLYIVTQPNDKSRLKPLVRVMVNMIVRLLADKMEFENGRPVAHYKHRLLLMLDEFPSLGKLEILQESLAFVAGYGIKCYLICQDINQLKSRETGYGHDEQITSNCHVQNAYPPNRIETAEHLSRLTGQTTVIKEQITTSGRRTAAMMGQVSRTIQEVQRPLLTADECLRMPGPRKNAAGEIEEAGDMVIYVAGYPAIYGKQPLYFKDSIFQARASIPAPLLSDKLIQVHDEVEITI, from the coding sequence ATGAGTACAAAACACCATAATGCAGTGGGTCCCCAGGTACGGCGAAAAAAGCAAGGCAATAAACTGTTGCCGGCTTTAGGGGTGCTTTCGCTGGGCGGCGGTCTACAGGCGGCCACGCAGTATTTCGCCGCCGCATTCAACTATCAAGAGAGTTTGGGCGTTCACATCAATCATGTATATTCGCCCTGGTCGATTTTGCAATGGGGGACGGCATGGTACAGCCAGTATCCGAATGAATTCATGCAAGCCGGTAGTGTGGGTATATTGGTTTCAACGACGGGTCTGCTGAGCGTAGCCGTTGCGAAAGTTATCGCTTCGAATTCATCGAAGGCAACTGAGCACCTGCACGGTTCGGCTCGATGGGCCGGGGAGCAGGATATTCAGGCGGCGGGTCTATTGCCACGGCCGCGCACTTTTCTTGAAGCGGTGACCGGTAAAGAATCGCCATCCTCTACCGGGGTGTATGTCGGCGGATGGGAAGATAATCAGGGTAAATTTTACTACTTGCGCCATAACGGGCCGGAACACGTTCTGACCTATGCGCCGACCCGTTCAGGCAAGGGTGTTGGACTTGTGGTGCCGACCCTGCTTTCCTGGCCGGCCAGCGCGGTTATCACCGACTTGAAAGGCGAGCTGTGGGCATTAACAGCGGGCTGGAGAAAGCGGCACGCCAAAAACAAGGTTCTAAACTTTGCGCCGGCATCGGTCAGCGGCGGCGTATGCTGGAATCCATTAGATGAAATCCGCACCGGAACGGAATACGAGGTGGGCGACGTACAGAACCTTGCCGCCCTCATTGTCGATCCGGACGGCAAGGGTCTCGAATCGCATTGGCAGAAGACCGCTTTTGCGCTGCTGGTTGGCGTCATCCTGCATGCACTCTACAAGGCAAAACAGGAAGGCACGCAGGCCACGTTGCCATCGGTCGACGCCATGCTAGCCGATCCTAATCGTGACATTGCCGAGCTCTGGATGGAAATGGTGACCTACGGCCATTACCAGAACGGCGAGAACCATCCGGCCATTGGATCGGCCGCCCGCGACATGATGGACCGCCCCGAAGAAGAAGCCGGGTCCGTCCTTTCCACGGCCAAATCCTACTTGGCCCTGTATCGAGATCCCGTCGTAGCCAAGAATGTCAGTCAGTCAGAGTTTCGCATCAAAGACTTAATGAATCACGATGACCCTGTGAGTTTGTACATCGTGACTCAGCCGAACGATAAGTCCCGTCTGAAGCCGCTGGTGCGCGTAATGGTCAACATGATCGTTCGTCTGCTGGCCGACAAGATGGAATTCGAGAACGGTCGCCCGGTGGCGCACTACAAGCATCGTTTGCTCTTGATGCTGGATGAGTTTCCAAGTCTTGGCAAGCTGGAAATCCTGCAAGAGTCTTTGGCTTTCGTAGCCGGTTACGGAATCAAGTGTTATCTGATCTGTCAGGACATTAACCAGCTCAAGAGCCGTGAAACAGGATACGGTCACGATGAACAGATTACCTCGAATTGCCACGTTCAGAACGCTTATCCACCCAATCGCATTGAGACGGCCGAGCATCTTTCGCGCTTAACCGGGCAAACCACGGTGATTAAAGAGCAGATCACCACCAGCGGACGCCGAACGGCCGCCATGATGGGGCAAGTCTCACGCACCATTCAGGAAGTGCAGAGGCCATTATTGACGGCCGATGAATGCCTACGTATGCCGGGGCCGCGTAAGAATGCGGCGGGTGAGATTGAAGAAGCGGGGGATATGGTCATTTATGTAGCCGGATATCCCGCCATCTATGGAAAACAACCGCTCTATTTTAAGGACTCGATTTTTCAAGCGCGGGCTTCGATCCCGGCTCCGCTGTTGAGCGACAAGCTTATTCAGGTACACGACGAAGTGGAGATTACGATATGA